The following is a genomic window from Hemitrygon akajei unplaced genomic scaffold, sHemAka1.3 Scf000090, whole genome shotgun sequence.
ATCTTTGCCCTCAGCAATAAGCAGTTTCTGtggcgtaaatctaatactgtacaTTAGATAGACaataccatccctactgtaaagtgtgGTGAAGGTAGCGACTTGCTAtggagatgcttttcagcagcagagacTGGAAATCTAGTCAGGACTGAtgagaagatgaatgctgctgagTACAGAGAGATCATCCATAAAATCCTCTGGCAGGAAGTTTAAACTTGGTAGGAAGCTCGtctttcagcagaacaacatcccAAATCACGTTGCCTGAGCAACCGTGGAGTGGCTTCGTATTTTTTGCTTGTATTCTTTATTACAGATGCGGTCATTTACTTTTTCGCAATATTTTATGTTCCCAGTGTTCATTAACGAGATGACACGTGATAACTTCTCGACCTTTACTGAATGACGTATGTTAATCAGAGCAAACCTTCCTGTGCAGTGGCAATCCAGTAACATTTAGAGTGAAGAAGCTGGAATGGCAAACACATTAACAATCAGCACGTTCAAATTTTGTCTCAAAGGCACTTCCATAatgtaaatgtgctcagaatCACTTGCATAATAACTTGGTTGCTTCAATGATTAATTGCTGATTGTTAATTCGTATTACTTCTCAATAAGAGGGAATGCAGCTTAATAATGTTTCAACGAAATATGTGAACTGACACAGTGAAGACATAGAACTCAGCTTACCGTGAAACTGTAACCCCCTTCTTTTGTTTCATTCTTTACCTTCTGGCATTGGGTCTCGATAttgatcaatatcagaatcagaaccaggtttaatatcagtggcgtATGTCACGAGATTTATCAGcttcacagcagcagtacaatgaaagacATGATAAATAAGTACAGGGAAGTAAAACCTAAGCTGCGTTAAGTTTATATATTTCTATTAaacagttaagttaaaataaataatgcagaaaaacaaataaaaattagtgaggtcaaGTTCATCAGTTCAATATCTATTTAGCAATcgtttggcagaggggaagaaagctgttcctaaatcggtgagtgtgtgccttcaggcttctgtacctccttcccaacagtaacaatgagaagaggacacgtcctgggtggtgaggatccacaatgatggacaccgccttcctaaggcactgctccatGAAGATGTCTTGTACACtacggaggctggtacccatgatggagctgactaattttacaagtttctgcaacttcctTCAATCTTGTTCGGTAGCCCCTCCCATATCAGACGGCGTTGCAGCCAGTCCGAATGCTCTATCTATGGTACATTTGCAgacgttttcgagtgttttagttgatgaacgaaatctcctcaaactcccaatgaaatattgccactatcttgccttctttatagctgcaaacATATGTTCCGTCCAGGTTAGGCCCACAGATATACTGACACCCtgaaacttgaagttgctcactctcctGACAAGTTAATTGGTGAATTCGAGAGACAAACGACAGAAATCTCTAGTGATAATAAGATATACAGATTGTAACTAATCCCATTCGAACATTGATAGGCCTaaatagagtagacatggagaggacgtTTGTGGTAgtgagggaatctaggaccagaggacacagagcaggAGGAAGCCTATTTACTGaaaagttgaggaggaatttctcaagCAAAAGGTTGGTGACTATGTGGAATCCATTTGCCTCAGACGTTTATGAAAGCTaacccattgggtatatttaaaagggAGGTTGATATgtccttcattggtcagggtgtgaaaggttacggggacaagacaggagaatgggtttgagagggataataaatcagccacgatggaatgggggagcagactcgatcTGTCGAATGCCccgattctgctcccatgtctcctAGTCTTACGGTTTTATGGGAGCGATAAGGAAGCGGCCAGTCGAAGGGTCAGAGATCAGGGGAAAACTGCAGAGACCCGGAAATGGAAAGCCGGCGGCGGACTGTGAACTTACTCTTCACcattcgatacttcatcagagatGATTAGTTTCAAAGCGGAATTGTAGATAGGATAATGTTATCAAGCTCGTTATCTTCGGGACAAGGGGAAAAATGGAAAATCCAAGAAACGATCAGCAGGTTTGTCCGCATCCATGGGAAGAGTAGGAAAATAAAGAGCCTTTCTTTTGCTGCCCCTTTCTGACCAGGTTTCCCATCTCTGAtgttgcctcaaccactttcatTCAATTTCATCATTGCCGGGTACATCTGAGAGTGAAGGAGAGCCCAGGTGATGTCTCCTGCTCTGTATGTTGTTCATCCTGTATCCATCCATTTGTCCATTCCATTCATCCATTGACCCGTAACATCGCCCAGAGTTCATCCCTCTGACTACCCCGCTTCCACTCGGAGAGTGGCCCCCCTTACACACTCACCCTGCAGCAGCAAGTGGGACCTACAACTCCAAACCAGTTCCGAAGAACGGCTTCGAGTTAATACATTAACTAGACTTCTCTGCCGTCGGCTGAGACCCGAGAGCCAAATACTTCTGGAACATTCGGTCTGGGTCAACAATTTCGGAAACTGTATTGCTTTGTAACTTTAGTCTTTTCAGTCCTAATTTTTTACATcctgatgttcaaagttcaaagtaaatttctgatCAGATATGCATATATCGCCGTATaccaacttgagattcattttcttacaggcattgaCAGGAATATTAAGAAATGCAACATAATTCATAGCAGAATAAGACAAAGTTCTGATTCCATACCTGTTTTCTCTTCTCTGACGCCCAGTGAATATAGTGGCGATTGCAATCCTGTCccgggggaagtgcggcctctccacgtgCACCAcacgctacctggttgccatggcagcggcggatctgacGGCTGTCGTCACTGCATTCTGCACACGAATCAAGAACTATTCCACGGGATCCTTCCTGGAGACGTATCCCTTGTGTAGCATTATCTTTGTACTGCAATGTGCTTCCAGAGACTGTTCGGTCTGGCTCACGGTCaccttcaccttcgatcggtttgtcgccatttgttgtcaGAGGTTAAAAGCCAGCTATTGCACAGGAAAGACTGCGGCCTTGGTTCTCGTGATCATCTCCGCTGTTATGTGTTTTAAAAATATCCCCTTCTATTTCGTTTATAAGCCAAGAGAGATACTCGATGGTGTATTGTGGTTTTGTAAGGCCATTCCAGCTTATTTCATTGAACACCAGTGGGTGAGCTTTGACCGATTCGACAAGAGTTTAACCCCACTGATTCCATTCGCACTAATTCTGATCCTCAACGCCCTGACGGTCCGGCACATTTTAGCGGCCAGTCGGGTTCGTAAGGGACTGAGGGGTCAGAGAAAGGGGGAGAACTGCAGTGACCCGGAAATGGAAAGCAGGCGGCGCTCTGCCATCCTCCTCTTCACCATATCCAGTAGCTTTATCATTTTGTGGTTGGCGACTGTTGTCAATTTCTTCAAGTATAACATCGGAGGAACAGATCCCAATCGTTACACCGATTCTGAATTTATCTTAAAGTCACTTGGATACATGTTACAGAACCTGAGtctgtgcacgaacacatttatataTGGAGTAACACAGTCTAAGTTCAGACAGCAGTTGATAGCAGCTGTTAAATGGCCAGTGATCACAATTGTACGCTTAATCAGGAGACAAAACAACTGACGGCAGCCAATGGCCCCGGACTGTGATGTGATACTGAACTCCAGatattgtgacaataataactcgCTGAAAATAATACCGATAGCGACCAGAATGTTAATTCAACAGAGGCCAGAATGTTAGATCGACAATTTCACTGTTTATGCTGTGGAGCAGTCACATTTCAAGATTCATGATTCAGGTTTAACGATTGaataatatcattctctgtaGAGAAGTGTCAGGAGAACAAAgtgtttgttactccagatctaatacagcacaaaaaccataaaatatcaaatacacaTCAGGATACAAGGTTTAACTCTCGGGAATTACTTCCACCAAAGAAAACAGGAATCAGCAACCCATGCAAGCAGATACAATTCTGAAAAGGAGTATACACCAGTAAACTTCAATGAGAGAGCGACCCAGAAAAACGGAGACGTCACCACTATTGAGGAAaacgttaaccaatggaagagtctgactctccatggaagacatccccacagtctgagcagactagatgtcgacaaggaggCGTCGAACGCCTCGCTCAGGGATGGagatctcttcccagaaacagaagtttTCCTTGTAGCAATACAGAACCGGgtggttaacacacacaaaaaatcaaaaatacataaaaCGACCAAAAATTCAGAAAGCTTGTTTTAAAATGCAAACTCACAAAATAAATCAGTCTTgattataaatacaagcctgatccaggtCTGGAGTCAGAATAACACAAATGATATGATGAccgatcagttattacagatCAGACAGTCCATAAGAACCGCCCGGATATAATAATCCAGGATAAACAGGCAAGAACCATTtgtttaatagatatagccattccaaacacacataatttACAGAAATCAATCAGCGAAaatcaccagaaatatgctgaattagaaTAGGAAATTGAAAGTCTTTGGCACATTACCAGGGTATACATTGTTTCGATATTAATATCTGCAACTGGTATCACGTTGAAGTCACTAAGCAATGGTATTAAACAATTAGGGAGCCGCCATACTAAGCACCACTGGAACGGCCGGAAAGTTTGTAGCAATTGGGAAATGAGGGTGCTGGTCTCTGACCGTACCTTAGGttataccagcttgagctgagaaaaaaataaaaataaaaatgatttaaaaagCCAATCAATATAAATAATTGAGATCGTTTATATAGAAAGATTGTTTATGATCATTACATGACGCTGTGCTGTGAGTGACGGGAAATGAtacagtagtggtggagttagtgagtGGATGTGTTGATCAGTAATACTGctcggggaaagtaactgtttttgtgtcTGATGGTCCTGCCGTGGATATCACGTtgcatcctccctgatgggatgGGATATACAGACTATGTACAGGATGTGTAGGGCCCTTCATTATGTTACTGGCCATTTACCGGCACCTTTCTCTATATATGTAATTGATGGGGGTAGCCTGGTTGACTACACGTTGggtagttttgactacccgttacAGACTCTTCTTGTCCGCTGTCGTACAGTTTCCAGATCaatcagtgatgcagcttgttcgGATTCTCTCTACTGCGCAGCTGCAGAATGACGTCAGCACGGATGTGCGAAGCCCAGCTCGCTTCATCCTCCTCAGAAGGTGGGGGTGTCGGTGAGATTCCCTGACTGTGTCGGATGTGTTCCGGGACCATAAGAGCAGACAGACTTTCTCCAGACTGTTTCTGTAATGAGTTTTATACTTCCTTTACTGCTGCTTAAGGATGCTGCTCAGTGATGGACTGGGAGGGGCTTACAGCGACAATACGTATAAAAGCCCCAATTTGTCCCACTCAAAGCTCCTCCCAATGGTTCTACGTTTCAGACTTTTACAATATCTGAAGACTTAACTACTcctctgtgatatgttaattgtTTCCTTTCGAATGTATCTAATTTTCCACATATCAAAATAGAGAGAAATTACGGACGGTGGCAAAATTCTCTTCCCTGCCGAAACTTTTCTTCGTTATAATCTGTGTAAGTTCTAAATCCCCGAGTACCACCATAATAATTTCATTATCCTTTTTATTATAACTGATAGTTAATTATACTGAGAAACCAGCTGGATCATCCACGGAGGAGACCGTTTGATCCTCTACACATCAGGTTGTCATATTTGCTCCAGACCATTTCTGGATTGTTTCCGTGAATACATCACTCTTCGTCTGTACAGCATCAAAATAGACTTCGGGACGCCACCAACGGTTTTGTTAACTCACACCCGGACAAAACAAACGTTGGTTCCCTAACCCGAGTTTTATTATTCTGGGTGTTGTTTACATTCTGAAAGCCCAGGCACATTAACGCACTCACGAACAATCAGACACAAAGCTACGTACAAGGATATAACAAAGaaaaaatacaaagttacacatgTAGAAACGCAGGCAGACTCATGTACACACGTACACAAAATCACAGATAACTTACAATGTCATCCACATAATCAAATACATACAAATGTGTGCAGATTTCCAAAAGATAGTCGGACACCGAGACACTGAGACACTTACGCATACAAACAGCCACCCACGCATATGCAGACCCAGACACTCTCGATCAAGGAGTTGCAGGCACAAGAGTAGCACAGAGGGAGTCACGACGACTCACACAAATccacactcacacaatggcctgAAATCCTTTATCGAATTCACCTTTGGTATAAATTGCCCGCTGAAATATTGCGCCCTCTTTAATAGACACGTTAATAAAAACCCTGGAAAGTGTTCCAAAGATTCTGTAAAATATACTGAACTTTTGGTTTCCAAATCTCATAGAAAACTGCATTCACCTGTAAGGAAGAAAGGCATCCATTGTACAGAAATATCTCCACAAAACGACACTGGCCTTAAACAGTAAAATATCTGATGCGCCTGATCAAtaaagtatcagaatcaggtttcacatCACTGGCAACGTGtcctgaaatgtgttgttttgccgCAGCAGGGCATTGCGATCGGTAATAATAATAAACTTCATATTGCAATGAGAAATACATCTGTAATCAAAttaaataaatcatgcaaaacGAGAAAAGCAGAGTGAGCAGGTGTAACACTAGTTTATTGGCCATTTGGAAATTTGATGGCGGAGCGGAAGAATCTGTTCTGGAACCATagactgtgtgtcttcagactcctgtccctcccccttgatggtaacaatgggaaCACGGCCTGTCCCGAGTGATCGGGGTCCGTCATGATAGACGCCGCCTGTTTGAGGCATCGCCTGTTGAAGGTGTTCTCGATGCCGGGGAGACCAGTCCCCATGACGGAgtgtctgagtttacaactttctgaagctTTTTCCGAACCTGGCAGTGTCCCGCCCGCACTAGACGCtgatgcaaacagttagaatgctctccacgacacatctgtagaaatttactggAGTCTTTGGCGACACACCAAGACTCCCCACACTCGGAATAAAGTCCAGCCGCTGCTGTGCCCTCTTTGTAATTGCGtttatatgttgggcccaggatagacctccacagatgctgccgggcAGGATCTGGAAACGGCTCaggctttccactgctgatccccgaTGAGAActcgtgtgtgttccctcgacttcccgagatccacagtcaattccctgctcttactgacgctgagtgcaaggCTGCtgttacaacaccactcaaccagctgatctctctctctcctgtcccctccccttcaccatctgaaattctcccAACAACAACTGAGATATCCTCATGGTGTTTGAGCTGCGCCTATCCACAACATCGAGGCTATGGGGAGAGAGGAGCAGTGAGCTGAGTGCGCATGCTCAAGGTGAGCCAGTGTGGATTGTCAGCGATGCGGAgatgttgttgttttgtttttatttcgatCCCGGTGCAGACGGAgatacaaaggcccaggtttaCTTGTCTATGTGTCAAGTGTTGCCCGTCAGGATTAAAACAAATCGGTGCATTATATCTGGTGTCGGCatggtgggccgaatggcctcactGTGTACTATGTAAACATCTGGATCTGTGATCATGTTCACTGATGTCTTTGGTATCAACGCCAGGTTCATGTTCAGTCAATAGGGTTTTTAATTCCAGTAATATCAAATACAGTATGTAGCCATCCAGAGTTACAAGCGAATCCTATAGAGTCATGTGACTAGTCACTGTACCACTGCTTCAGAGCAAAACAGCCCTTCATCAAGAAGATGTGAAATTAAAGCGGGTCTATTCCCTCGGCCCTACCAACCCGCTCCGTCCTTCATCAAAATCACAACTGATCTTTCATCCCGGCAACATTTGTTCTGTACATTCACTCTCTGATCATGTACACCTTGCGCATGCGCAGGCAGCAACTATTGATAAAGgtaccgtcgacgtttcgggccacgaCTCTTCGAACGATTGTACTTTTTTCGATAGATACAGTCTGgctcctgagttcttccagcattttgtgtgtgttgcttggatttccagaatctgcagattctctgttgATCGCAATCGATCTGACACGGATCGGTCCGGAAATCCATCGCTTTCTGCTTTGAACGTGGATCAGAGCTGCTTCCTGCATTTTGGGAGGCCCAGGAACACCGGGTACGTAGTCTCACAGTGTTATATACCAAAATGGCTCCTTCAGCTAATAACGTCCATCGGCATCATTACAATTACACTCATTCTATTGACTAACATTCTACTGGACCCTTTTACTCTGCGTCATAGAGATGCTCCAGGACTGTCTACACCATCCCCTCAAACAGACTCCGAACAGGCTTTGGGCGAAATAATGTTTATTTGAATGTCCCTCAATCCAACCTGCCCTACAATTAGACATATCCCGGACTAGGAAACATCTCAAGATATTTACCCTAATATCAGTCTTTGATTCCTCTATTAGTTCACACCTCAGACTCTGTCACCGCAATGAAAACGTGCGGAATGCGTCCCTACCCCTCCCGTAACTGACCTGCTCCATTGCGGGGCAGATAGTGGAGAGTGACATCTACACCCCATCCAGTGCAACGATGTCCTATCTACAGTGTGGGGAACGAGACTTCTACACTTCACTCTGAACGCTCTACTAACAGGTGCGTCAAACTTCCATATTCTCCCATTACTGGCAGGTGAATAAAGAGATGTACCACTGTTTGCTTCACCCCTGATTTATTCAATGTGGAAGGATCTGACATTCGAGTAACACAAGATTCATGGCCTGtcaggacgctggagcagggatccaatcgcagattcagtactgtgcacagtgatattaatggagcaacaaatcccgaggtgcgaACAAAGTCGACGTCGCAGTTCAGGctgagatcaaaacatccagagaaatcgaaaaaccagaatcgggaaacaggcagaatcTATATTCGGACAGACAGAGTTCAGGtgcgaatgctggaaaggctcaggaaagctcactggcacaatctgacaacaaacaggtgaaaacacaggactgaaatacactgcgcaatgaacagagaggcagatgataggtggagcacaatgagacagaagtggcagcaaaacaggtaataatgagaaacggGTGAGAGGCGGAGTGCTCAGCAGTACAGGGgttggagtagagcaggagcagggtcaggagcacatggggcatgaaaacaaacaagagaacatggcaatacaaaaccacagactgacggctCGGGGTAAAACGCACAAGAAGACGAAgctcaactggaggtactgacttGGCCCTCTGTTACTCATTTCCTGACAGCCGGTTATGCCGCtcgcgtttagggcagcaatgaaagtcctccaaCTCAGCCTGTCCTTGGTCATCTTCTCTATTGGGCCACCGGTGTGGTTGATGGTCATCACTTCTACCTCACGGTCCGGCGCCCAGTTGTATTCGGTACCTCACATTATCATCGCCTTTCAGTGAGAGTGAAATGCTGTCTGGATGATGCAGTTGACCGTTTTCACATCACGTGCCCAATCCATCCCCAACGATTCCTCACGATGATTTTGGCCAAGTCCTCTTGAAGACACTGAAGGCGGAGGGCGCGGCTGGAGATCTTTCCTTGCCTGGAGATACAGAGGATCTCCCGGAAGGTTGTGTGTGAAATGACGACAGCTTGGCAAGGTCGCTCTCTGTCATTCCCCAGCACTCTGACCTatacaagagtgtggacagatCACAGCTCTGCAAAGCTTCACCTTGGGGTGGACGCTGTAGTTGGTTGATCTACATATGTTGTGTCATTGTTCTGAAGACATTTCTCGCTGAGTCTGCACTGGATTTTGTCCCTGGTCCCCCCATCCTGCTGAATGATGCTGCGCAGGTCGGTGAATCTGCCGGTGCTGGGTAAGTCGATGCCACGGCCTTGACGAGAGGAGGAGACTCTGCATCGAGGGTCATGGTCTCAGTCTTTCTCTGTCTGACTGTGAGTCCAACCAGTGtacagtgtgtgtatctgtgacaGTAATGTGAGGTCATCCGCAAAGTCAAGCTTTtccaagcagagaatggagtccTCCTAATGACCCCCTGTTTATCTTTCGTTGTTTTCCTCATAACACTGTCAGTCACCGGGTTAAACAATATCTCCGGCATTATACAGCCTTGTCTGACTCCTGTCCTGACTTCAAAGCTCAGGTTTCTAGCCTCAAATGTGCATAGAATCTCAGGATGAGTTGGACAATTTTGGAAAGGGTCCTGCATGATCTGAGAGTCCGCCAGAAGCTCTCCCTGTGGATgcgatcaaatgccttttcaaacTCCACGAAGTTTACATACAGATGTCTCCGCCGCTCTGCGCATGCTCTGTGAAGTTCTGCAGCGTGAAGATCTGCTCGTCAGAGCCTCTGTTCTTACTGAAGCGAGTTTGCTCCTTCCTCAAGCACACATCGGTAGCAAATGCCATCCACTGGACAAAGGCTTTGGCCGGAATCATGCTGGACACTGACAGAAGAGTGATGATTggccagtttttttttgttgagaatgagactaaacacgttgatgaaggtagagcagtagtggtctatatggatttcagcgagAGATTTCACAAGGtaacccatgtaaggcttattgtgaaagtaaggaggcataggatccaaggaaacattgctttgtggatccagaactagctttcccacagaagacaaagagtggttgt
Proteins encoded in this region:
- the LOC140722829 gene encoding probable G-protein coupled receptor 139; this translates as MLETFYHIKVTCYLVILAIAVPMNIVAIAILSRGKCGLSTCTTRYLVAMAAADLTAVVTAFCTRIKNYSTGSFLETYPLCSIIFVLQCASRDCSVWLTVTFTFDRFVAICCQRLKASYCTGKTAALVLVIISAVMCFKNIPFYFVYKPREILDGVLWFCKAIPAYFIEHQWVSFDRFDKSLTPLIPFALILILNALTVRHILAASRVRKGLRGQRKGENCSDPEMESRRRSAILLFTISSSFIILWLATVVNFFKYNIGGTDPNRYTDSEFILKSLGYMLQNLSLCTNTFIYGVTQSKFRQQLIAAVKWPVITIVRLIRRQNN